A window from Dromaius novaehollandiae isolate bDroNov1 chromosome 1, bDroNov1.hap1, whole genome shotgun sequence encodes these proteins:
- the LOC112986806 gene encoding potassium voltage-gated channel subfamily A member 6-like: MRAEEPLALAAPRAGGGGEGEVDTAGEERRGGSCCSSERLVINISGLRFETQLRTLSIFPDTLLGDPSRRVRYFDPLRNEYFFDRNRPSFDAILYYYQSGGRLRRPVHVPLDIFLEEIRFYQLGQEAIETFREDEGFIQEEEKPLPQHHFQRQVWLLFEYPESSGPARAIAIVSVLVILISIVIFCLETLPEFRQEPKGAQPGFGEAAPPSDDMLLLLPPPSGTPSPLHPAAGTGPFFTDPFFLIETLCIIWFSFELLVRFFACPSKPEFSRNIMNIIDVVAIIPYFITLGTELAQQQQQKQQPGSSSNNGGQQQAMSLAILRVIRLVRVFRIFKLSRHSKGLQILGKTLQASMRELGLLIFFLFIGVILFSSAVYFAETDDPDSLFTSIPDAFWWAVVSMTTVGYGDMYPMTIGGKIVGSLCAIAGVLTIALPVPVIVSNFNYFYHRETDHEEQCQYTHVTCGQHQSPFSEPKKGDSNLSLSKSEFLEAEDLESMKYSNFIPPSNQGYKEKKMLTEV, translated from the coding sequence ATGCGGGCGGAGGAGCCGCTGGCGCtggcggccccgcgggcaggcggcggcggcgagggggagGTGGACACGGCAGGCGAGGAGCGGAGGggcggcagctgctgcagcagcgagCGGCTGGTGATCAACATCTCGGGGCTGAGGTTCGAGACCCAGCTGCGGACCCTCTCCATCTTCCCTGACACGCTGCTGGGTGACCCCAGCCGTCGGGTGCGCTACTTCGACCCGCTCCGCAACGAGTACTTCTTCGACCGGAATCGGCCCAGCTTCGATGCCATCCTCTACTACTACCAGTCCGGGGGACGGCTCCGCCGGCCGGTGCATGTGCCCCTGGACATCTTCCTTGAGGAGATCCGCTTCTACCAGCTGGGCCAGGAGGCCATCGAGACCTTCCGGGAGGACGAGGGCTTCATCCAAGAGGAGGAGAAGCCCCTGCCGCAGCATCACTTCCAGCGCCAGGTCTGGCTGCTCTTTGAGTACCCTGAGAGCTCCGGGCCAGCCCGGGCCATTGCCATCGTCTCTGTGCTGGTGATCCTCATTTCCATTGTCATCTTCTGCCTGGAGACCCTGCCTGAGTTTCGCCAGGAACCCAAGGGGGCCCAGCCTGGCTTTGGGGAGGCGGCACCACCCAGTGACGAtatgctgctcctgctgccaccacCGAGTGGGACCCCATCGCCCCTGCACCCTGCTGCTGGCACTGGTCCCTTCTTCACCGACCCCTTCTTCCTCATTGAGACCCTGTGCATCATTTGGTTCTCCTTTGAGCTCCTCGTCCGCTTCTTCGCCTGCCCCAGCAAGCCCGAGTTCTCCCGCAACATCATGAACATCATTGACGTTGTGGCCATCATCCCCTACTTCATCACCCTGGGCACTGAGCTGgcccaacagcagcagcagaagcagcagcccggaagcagcagcaacaacggGGGCCAGCAGCAAGCCATGTCCTTGGCTATCCTCAGGGTCATCCGTCTGGTCAGGGTCTTCAGGATCTTCAAGCTCTCCAGGCACTCCAAGGGTCTGCAGATCTTAGGGAAGACTCTCCAGGCCAGCATGAGGGAGCTGGGCCTcctcatcttcttcctcttcattggGGTGATCCTCTTCTCCAGCGCTGTCTACTTTGCAGAGACTGATGACCCTGACTCCCTGTTTACGAGCATCCCTGATGCTTTTTGGTGGGCGGTGGTGTCCATGACCACCGTGGGCTATGGGGACATGTATCCCATGACAATTGGTGGCAAGATTGTGGGCTCCTTGTGTGCCATCGCAGGTGTGCTCACTATTGCCCTGCCTGTCCCTGTCATTGTGTCCAACTTCAACTACTTCTACCACCGAGAGACTGATCATGAAGAACAGTGCCAGTACACCCATGTCACCTGTGGCCAGCATCAGTCCCCCTTCTCTGAGCCCAAGAAGGGGGACAGTAATCTGTCTCTCAGCAAATCTGAATTCCTGGAAGCAGAAGACCTGGAATCCATGAAATATTCCAACTTCATTCCTCCCAGCAACCAGGGttataaagagaagaaaatgctgaCAGAGGTGTGA